AGGGAGTTCTGGGCTCCAGACTGTCTTATCTCCACCTGGCCCAGGTTCTGAGCCATGATTCCCTAGACCCCAGGTCTGTGGGGTGCAGAATGGCCCTCTGGGAACCCAACCTTCAACAGGACCCCCAGCACCTTCCCCTGAAGCCTCCTGTACTCTGAGATAGAAGCATGGGGAATGTGGGGTATTCCCAGGACCCACGGGCCACCGGTCATCCTGAGGCCTGCTGGAGGGTGGGGCTGGGAAGCCCACAATGCTACCCTGGCAGCCACGGGCAGTTTCTGCCAGTGTAGGCACCAGCTCCCCTGGCAGGAAGGAGGTGCCCTCATCAGCACTCAGTGCCTGCACCCGGTTGCCCAGAGGGCTCCGGGCATTGCAGTAGAGAAAGTCTCCACCCACGGCAGCCAGTTGGCACTCTCCAGAGCGCAGGTTGGGCACAAGGCCTCCACAGTGCCAGGAGATTCCATGGTCATCACTGTAAAAGGCCAAGGAGTGGGGACTGGTCCAGCAGATCCTGCCGAAACACTCTCGGCGGTCCACGTGGTAGGTGTAGGCAGGGACAAGCAGGCGACCTGAGCGCAGCTGAACTCCATGGCCTGGACCCACAGCAAAGGTGGCCCAGTCTACAGAAAGAAGGAGCCAGAACCTTGGGTTGGGTCATCTGACTGCATAATCCTGGGAGCCTGCTCGGTCAAATGCcttcttaaagtttttaaaagacttatttttaatgatgtgcattggggttggggggaggctggagaggtggctcagagagtAACAGccctggcagctcttccagaggtcctaagttcaattcccagaaaccatatggtggctcacaaccatctgtaatgagatctggtgccctcttctggcctgcaggcatacatgtatacataataaatacatctttagtTATGTGCATTTGGAGGGTGTGCAcataagtgcaggtgcccatagaggctAGAGGTggcagatgccctggagctggagttacaggcaattgtgagccacccaattcAGGTGCAGGGAACCgaactccagttctctgcaagagctgtaAGCCATACAAGCTCTTcactctgagtcatctctccagccacttgggagacttttgctttttgtttggggGTGCAAAGCACAGAAACCGGGCCAAACAAGTGGTCTACCACAGAGCGGTTCCCCAGCTGTTAGCCAACAGAGGCTTAATGATCACCAGCAGAGCTCAACTTCTGGAGCAAGTGCTATTACACAAGGGTGGTAAAGGGAGGAGACCGTGGGTGAGGTTTTTGGATGTGCCCACTGTCCTTGTCCACCTCCCAGAAGCTGCCACACCCCTCTAAGTAGCAGTCATGGGCCTGGTCCTGTAGCCCCTAGGGCCACGCCTATCAGCAGGAGTCGGGTAGTGAAACAGAGTCAGCAACTGCAGGTGGGGACTGCAGAGGTGGAAAAAATGACGGGGGCCAGAGACCAGGGCTGGATGAGGAGGAGGCGAAAAGCAAAAGGAAGTGGTAAAAGAGAATAAGAGCCCCAACCCTCTCCTCTACAGACCAAGACAAAGGGAGCCCCTGGTGGGCTTTAGCTGCCGCCCTGCCAACACTGAAGGCGCTTGGGGAATGCCAGACAGTCCTGGAGACAGTGTTAGGAAGTCATTGCTCTTGGGGGTTGTGGGGCAAGAAACTGAGGATAGGAGAGGCAGAATGAAGATTTCCAAGTGACTGGTGGGCCTATGCAAGGGTCAAGCCCAAGCCCATCTTGCCCTGTCCTGTTCCTACCCACTCAATTCCTCCGCCCCACACCACCAGCCCATCCCACACCAGGTGTCACCTACCCCGCAATGCTGCACCAATGACCTCCTCAGTGAGGTCTCGCACACTGCCCCAGGTGAGGCCCGCATCACAGCTGGTCACACAACAGAGCCGAGCAGCGTTCTTGCCAGTGGCGATCTGCACGGCCTCGGGCGTGTGGCCCAGCACCgcaatgaagaagaggaagatggtACCCGAGTGTTCGTCCAGCACCGGGCAAGGGTTCATAGACCTGTGCCCCTCCAGCACCGCAGTCTCCAGCACACTCAGGGTGCCCCACTAAGAAAAAGAGGCAGCTGGTCAAGACATCTGGAGCCTGACCTTAGTCTCCAGAGGGATCAGTAGAGCTGGGCTTCCGTTTCCCCTCAGCGCTTTGCACTCACCCGCACTGAGCCCTTGGCCAGTGTCCCCCTCCTCAGCACCAGGCGGTGAGCATGGGAATCATCAGGGCTGAGTCGCTGTTCTGCAAAGGCCAGCAGGGTAGGCCTGGGAGGCACACTGAGCAGCGCAGGCACGCGGTAGGTCAGGCCCGTCCTCTCCCGCTGGAAGAGAACGGTCCTTCTGGGAACACGCGAGGGCCCCATGCCCTTCAGGTAGGAGCAGGACACCTGGAATCTGTTGGGGAGGAGGCACCACAGGTTTACATGGCCACAAGCCAGCCCCACAGACACCTGCCCTCTTGATGGCACTTTCCAATCTCCCTCTCCCCAGACTTCTCACAACCCATCTGCAGACCCCTCACAGCCACTGCACCCCAAATATCTATAGAGCAGGCCCCTTTGTTCTCTCCAAGCTGCTCCTTTGCCAGGCTAACTGGTGCTGGGGAGCTGGGCAGAGAGACCCCACATCCTTCCAGCTGGTGTGTCCTGGACACATATCACCACAAAACTCGCCTACCAGGAGTATGGGCAAGTGGACAAAGTCagacaaaaagggggaggggggctcAGTGTTCACAAATATGGTATGTGAGACCAGGGAAGGCACACCACACGGCAGAGGCAGATGAAACTGGAAGGTAcccacatggaagcagaagggaacTCCAGAAATCTCCACAGAAAATAGCTCAGACATAGGGCATGCGCCCACGGGATCCCTGGGCTGGCTGGTGGTTTGGAGAACAGCAGAGCCCTCTCCTGCAGCATCCATACCAAGCTCTCATAGGCACCAGAGAGAGCCAGGGGCAGGGCAGATCAAAAGGCAgcaaaaagaaagccaaggacACCAGAGAGGTCCTTGTTTGGCCCTAAATTGATTCCTCCCTGTCAGAGCAGGGTCATTGCCAGGCTGATGGAGCAGAGGAGCGGGTGGCAGCATTCCAGGCCAGGAGGACATGCTGAATGAGGAAGGACAAAGGCCTCTCTCCGCATGGCCCTCGCTGTGCTGTCTGCCCCTGCGGCCACTCCCTAACCTCACCCACAAGCCAAGGTCAGGAGGCTTACGGTGTGATCTGCCTGTGAGCAGCTTAGCCCCTCTTGTCCGTACCCCCACCCTCTGCATCCTCATCTGTGGGACTCTAG
This DNA window, taken from Cricetulus griseus strain 17A/GY chromosome 2, alternate assembly CriGri-PICRH-1.0, whole genome shotgun sequence, encodes the following:
- the Neu4 gene encoding sialidase-4, which encodes MGPSRVPRRTVLFQRERTGLTYRVPALLSVPPRPTLLAFAEQRLSPDDSHAHRLVLRRGTLAKGSVRWGTLSVLETAVLEGHRSMNPCPVLDEHSGTIFLFFIAVLGHTPEAVQIATGKNAARLCCVTSCDAGLTWGSVRDLTEEVIGAALRDWATFAVGPGHGVQLRSGRLLVPAYTYHVDRRECFGRICWTSPHSLAFYSDDHGISWHCGGLVPNLRSGECQLAAVGGDFLYCNARSPLGNRVQALSADEGTSFLPGELVPTLAETARGCQGSIVGFPAPPSSRPQDDRWPVGPGNTPHSPCFYLRVQEASGEGAGGPVEGWVPRGPFCTPQTWGLGNHGSEPGPGGDKTVWSPELPVSSASLLQSPTWLLYSHPSERRARLHMGIYLSRSPLDPHSWTDPWVIYEGPSGYSDLAFLGAVPGASLAFACLFESGIRASYEDISFCLFSLADVLENVPTGLEIRSPRDKPQGHCWPS